catgcacaaacgaTCAGTCACAAGTGTACTTAGGAGGCAAACAGCAGTTAAAAATATTTACGCAGGACACTTGCAATCCTGAGGTTGATAACTGGTAAGGCAGCCATGAACATGATCAGGCTGAAAGCATTAGCAACtgtctggactctgactctggataGGTGGTACTCTGAAGCCACCTAGTGGTACAGGTGGAAGCTGCCGAATACAAGAGTATCAGTACACAAAAATGAGGTTcacatttaaaatctaaatctatttCCAATAACATAGGGAGGTAAGATTATTTCAAACCAAAAAAGGTCATCTTGTAAAAATCGCCCACCAGAGTCCTCTGCAACTTTCTATGTCTCTCCACGAGCTCAGGATCATAGCCTGGGATCTTGCGCATATCGTTGTTCTTCAAAGCCAGCATGGTCTCCAACATGAAACGCACCTGAGGACAAGTTCACAATTCATTTAATGTACGATTAACTTCCAAAAAGGACACATGAGAAATCAAGGACACAATAGATAGATTTGAGGTATTAGAATGTCTGATAAATGAACTAATTCCCTACCCTGGTTTGATCCTGAAACTTCGATCCCAAATCGCTGGCCTTGCGTTGGGCCTCCAAGATGAGTTCTTTCAAAGCCAGTGCGTCATCCTTCCTCAGGGCGAAGCCGACATTTCTCAGCACAGAAAGAACTAGTTCAATGTCTTTCTCTGTAAACGCTGCCACTAAAAGTTTTAGGATGtcgaagatgaggagggagtgcaCAACCTGGAAGTTATAGAGGTGAGCAACGATGGCCACCAGGTTGTTGCACTCTTTGCCTTCACTTGGGTTCTTGTACAACTCATCAAACCTCCGCACAACAATCTCTAGAAAATGTGCCCCCACCTGGAAATTGATGACATGTGCACAGTTCAGATTCATTGTGCAGTTTGATTTATGAATACATCTCGATGACATGTGATGAATATCTGTTTTACATGAGCCCACAAAGGTTGTCAGAGAGCTAAATCAAACCCAATGGACTTTAGGCTAGCAAAGTTATTGCGTCCCCAGATAGCAATTAAATAATGGCGAGTACAATGTTGTCAAAAAAGGAATAGTTTGCGTTTCAGAAACTCCTCAAACCCTGTCCTATTTTGGAAAAGTCAGCTGATGACAGTCGCTAGTTCAACTGATGATCCACTGCAATCTCATTTGCCAGGATGAAGAAAACAATCTAATTACATAACCAAAGCCAGtcagtcaaaaataattttccaatAAATTATAGGGGTATCAGATAACAAGGGCAACTAATCCCATaggaaaaaaagggtcaaatgaATAATCAAAAAGTTTTTTCCCAAATCAGTGGTTACAGTTTCCTTCATCTCCTACTTAGTGACATAAATCAATTACTAGAATAAACTACAAAATgcttataaaaaatacaatagacCAATATCAATCtggtgtgcatttgtgtgcctTTATTTACCTAACCATTAGCacaacacacaagcatgcacacacctgACTCCTGTTGTTACTACTATCAGTGGAGCAGACAGAATTAGAGGTCTACTAAAGGGAAATATCTCCAGAAACtaaaagctaaaacataaaaaaatgtgtatgagCTCAAGAGCAAGTGGCTGTCTTTACCTCCAGGCCGACGGCATGATGGAGGACGCTGACCATCAGGACGTGCTCCATCAGGAGTCTGTCGGGCATCAGCGCCGGCGTGACGCAGGCTGCCAGCAGcacctctgtcagggtgtcATTCATAtccttcctgctgcagctcatgtacagctcctccagctgaccACTGATAGAGGCCATGTTGGGCTCGCTCAGCCTGAAATAGTATTAAAGGTGAATCattacttttaaaatgacttCTCTGGTAATTCAATCAGATCTCAAACAGAATCCATTGGTTATTCTGACGAATAATAATCAATTTTCATCAATATACATCAACATCTATTAATATTTGAATAGCAATCTCTCTCTTCCAAACTCTCTTtagtctcttaaggtgtcgacgagtgatgtttacaaactacacttgcagtgctgtgtggtgcggtctgcaccatttttggtttttgatttacagagccagggctgagccgaaaacccagattttttccCGGTGCACCCACAGAACCTAAATCTACTGGACAGTggggaaatattcgcagatttttacaaaacatgtattgcgAATTACTTACTGCCCATCTAACAGAAAAGTAATTACCAACAACTTTGATAATCAAATAACCATTGAAGACAATCATTTGGCATCTAATAGAggaattattaataattaaaatgtagtTCTGTGGTGAGACTTACCTGTTGAGCAGGCCCTTCACATTCCTCTTTAGTTTTTCGAGCTCAGCTTTGCGTTTGTCATTTCCTGTGTTACGTAAGTGAGGTGGCACATATTTTCCAGTTGTAGAGGTGACCTAGACAACAGAGGATTTAAACATTGATCTGATATGGTATATATTGCCTTAAAGATGTCAATGCTATGACAGGAATGAAACATATGTTTGTCCACtcactgtttctgtctctggttcTGATATCTTTGTGTCAGGAgtgtctgcttctctctccgTTTCCCCTTCATTTTCATCACTCTTGTCAATGTCACcttccatttcttcctcctcctcctctacttcctcctcatcaaccatttcatcatcaccatcatcctcctcctcctcattttcacCATCAAATGAAGCCAAATCTTCATCGCTGCCTTCACTGGCCATCTGATCTTCAggttcttcatcatcatcggaCAACTGAGAGTCATTGTCATCAAGCTTTTCAAAGTTTGCTTTGGCCATGTCCATGTCATCATCGTTATCGTACACTCCTGCAGCTGATGTGCCAGGGTCAAGCAAGCCAAGGATGTAATCCAGTCCATCAGCCACAAAGGACTGTGggagactttttttgtttttccttttgtttaatCCCAGGCGGCGCTCCAGCTTCTTTATCTCTCGGTCCTCTTGTTCATTTGCCTCCATGAGTGCCATCTTTCTTGATTCTTGAagcttattcactttcttgccttTCTTGGCGGATGATGGCATCTTATGGTTACCTGACCTTTCTTTAGGAGCAGTAGCAGCCTGGCTTGCGTCTGTTTTTGACAGGTCTTTACTTgctttctccatttttttcttctcctttttctcccgTGGCTGTTTCTCACCTGGCATTGCCGAGGTTTCACCTTCACCTGGGGGTAAACTGAGGACCTTGTAACCCTCGTAAtgacttttcattttggctTTCTTAATTTTTCGCTTTTCTCGGCGTAGCtcctttctgcttttcttttttacaaatctCAACCCATGGTCATGCTCCGCTCCTTCTGTGCTACTTTTGCTTTTAACGAATTCGTCCACTGCCACTATGTATTTCTGTAACGTTGCAttcgccttcttcttcttcttcttgctgttCTGCTTCAATTCCCCCTTCAtctctaaacaaaaaaaaatgaactgagatAGTGACGATAAGCGGGATAACGTTAAACTCAACCTGCTATCTGTCTTAAAAAAACTCACGGTTGGTCGGTTTAGACAACGAGCTGACTAAAATTCGGGTTTGAAACAACCAAAAAAGATGCACGAAATGAAAGCTGTCGCCTATTTAAAACATAGAACTACCGGCACATGTATCTCCATGAGGATATCGTTGATGTGACCCATAAACACGTGACCATTTACTTCCGTGGTACGTCACAGAGCTGGCGCCGGCTAATGACGTCCTTTATTTTGGGGcggttttttttacaggacgGAGCTGCTTATCTTCCATGTAAACTGTCTTTTCACCAGTCAGGGTAAATCCGGTGCCTAGAGTACGAGCTAGCATGTAGCGAGTCTGTAGCCTTTTCTTGTATTTGCAATATGAAGAATGGAAGAAGACGATGTGACTATCAGAGAGCAGAATTTCCACAGCCAAGTTCGAGAGTACATCGTAAGTAACGCACGGAGCGGCTAGCCAAGGCTAGCAGGCTAACAACGTCCTCCACTGCACACCGACGTCAACgctagctagcgttagcatcaGTGGGTAGTTTTGACTCGACAACATTTATGAAGCTTAAAACATGTGATATTTAACGTACGGTTAATTCATTTGTTATGCTAATCTTGTTTTACATTACAAGGTAATGTGTGAACGTGCCAATCAAAGCTGGCATACTTAAACGTTAGCTGCCATTAACCAGTTGATTTCAGTCGTTGAACTTAGcttacgtttttttttgtggatatttAGAAATACACCTGCCTGCtaaaagatatttaaattggaatgaaaaaacacaccccACTGCTCAGCAATACAGTGCACTCGAGAGAGGAGACATTTGTTTCGTATGCtttataatattgtaatatccTGCATGCTTTTTCTGCGCATATGGTTTTATATGCGGAAAATGACATCTTCTATCAAAGCCTGACTCAGACCATATCATCTGGTGAAAATACTACACTTTAGAACCTAACgtgaagcagatttttttttattttaattgaatctGTTTATGAACATTTCTACCACTAACATTACAACTAGGAGACGATGGTTTGTTTGCAATGGGGGTTTAGTGAGTTTGAAGTTAGTTTCATGTCttgttttcatagtttttaTGAGATTCAACGATTGGGGTTTTTGTAAAAACGTTCTAAATTTCACGATGAGTTCATGTGGTTGGATGATTATATTTATCTAGCTTGAGACAGGACACAGGAGaggattcatatttttatttgcattttaataGACTGTATAAGGAGTTATGTTTGTGTCTAACAAAGCGTTCAAATGCAGCTTTGCATTTGGTGTCATACAGGTCCTTGTTGGTTGGCCACTTGTAAGCTGTTACTGTTGAAACCATATTGTTTTTAGAGAGACTCGATGTCTTGTcgttatttaaaaagacaactCTGAAGTTCTAGGTGGGACACTTTGACTGCAGTAGGTcttgtttattatttcatgcaGACACTTTTGAAAAATAGAAACCATTAAATGTCTCACAAGCAGGCAATTTCAACATCTCAGCTTCAGCTTGCACATTTTGTCACAAGCTTGTCTCCTCATCTACCTCTCAGTATCCCATATCAATATTCTTCAGTTTGCATGATGTTCTAATGTCACTGTGTCATTTAACCCTAATGTGCACGGTGAGTCAGTTTATGGATGGATTTCCACAGGCACCAGTGGAttgatgtttgttgttgtgcttgATTATATTTGCAGTCTATTCTGGGTTAAGTTTAAAGATAGTAAAAATGACTCAGTGGCAAAGTGGCGTGCTCTTAATAGACCATAGATGTGGGAAAGTCTTCCACTCTGGGACTGACTGAAAAATGTTtgcacaaaacacagaaaaaccaTGTTACTGTGAGTAAACTGGTTAAGGCAGTGTAAATACATGTGGTCAAACAACATTATCAGCCTGTCACATGTTGTGTTAAACCAAATGCAAAGTGCTATGTTACAGCCTGGGCAGCATTCAGGtttctttaaaactgaaattaaattattgtcattaccttctctcttttctattGTTCTCTGTATGACTCAGAATTTCCGAGGGAAAACAGGGTATTATCAAGGCTAGTGTCCGTGGTGTTCACAGGTGTGCTTGAAACGTACTGTTATCTTCCCCCAgactgttgtgtctttgtgtgtctgccaTTTTATCAGCTCCGTGCACCTGATTGCGTGTTGTTCTGGGTTTGCCCCTTTTTGGTAAGAAATTATGCTTGAGCCAATGTCATCACAGAGTTCGTAGCTTGGAAATGAATAACTCTTTCATTTGGAAGGCGACTGCAACTGATAAGAAACTGATTTTTCCACAGCTGTCCAATAACACTACATAGGTCCCCAGATTGACTGGGGAGCATtggtatttcaaaaaaaaagttggttcTCTCTGTCTGGAATGTGCACCATCTGCCTGGTGTTTGGCTGAGTCATTTTATAATCCCAGCTCAGCCATGATGAGCTTTTGCAATGTTTACAGGGTGCAATGTGCTGAAGTGAGCTTCTAACATTAGTTACATCCAAGTGTCACAGTAGACGGGGAGAATCTGGAATGTGATCTTTCTGTAAGACCATCCTGCTTGTTTTGAGCCTGTTATTACCTAATAAATTCCCTGCACTAGAAATGTCTGTACCACTTTGATTTTAGCATTGGCTAAATTAGTGTCATTGGAGGTTGGGAAACAgtgaaacattgtgtttttttgttctatacCCAAATAAGTGGATAATAGTTAACTGTACTGCCTACTAGTgttgcaactaacgattattttcattattgattgatctgcagattaatcaattagttgtttggtctattaaatggtgaaaaatgtttatcatatttcccaaaccccaaaatgatgttttgctttgtccacaaaccaaatatatttagtttactgtcatagagtaggaaagaaaaaggaaaaacttcacatttaaaaagcttgacttttatttgattagatttttttagaaaaattaCCTGAGCCATTTATCAAAttagctggcgattaatttagtagtcgattactaatcgactaattgttgcagctctactgctGACTATACTTTTGCCATAGAGGAAATATTCCCATTTTGCATGTTAACTGTGGTCCCACAGTTATTTTCAgcaaacatttatatatacaataCCAAAAGACAAGATATTCTTTTCCACCCCAGTAAGACACATGGAGGGACGCACAGGTTAGCAAGTACATTTTATACACGATAGACAGTCAAATGGTTGGGTGATCTACTTCACACAGTCGCTGTCCACAGCTGTCTATGTTTCAGAAAATGCATTATAGATGCTACTTTTACACTCAAGTGACATTTAATCTACCTGCTCTTGACCAGTCAGACTGTTGGTCATGGGAAAACACAGAGGCGACAATATTCCCAGATGACTGGGATCATGATTTAAGTTCTCATTGGTATCAATTTGTATCAATTTGTGTAACAGATTTTGGGCTAAACCAAAGTCTTTAAGACATATAATCTGAGAGTACCGCACAAAGGTATATGTTTGTTATAATAAACAATTTATAGGGCCTGCATAATTATTCTTAGCCCATGGTATGGGACATAACAGGAAATGAAGAATACAGGTTTGGAATATTCTGTTGATCACTGGGTGCTTATTCATCTTCAGTCATGTCAAATCTCATACTAATATTCTGCTTATGCTGTCGTTTCAgatttgtttcctcctgtttgcaGTCCTCTACATTGTGTCCTACTGCATCATAACCAGATACAAGAGGAAGAGTGGTAAGTGTTTCTTCAGAATATGATCTCTCACTCTGTGGGAACAGCAATCTGCAAGTGCCTCAGGAGTGAGACTGTCACACGTCTAAGGATCACTTTTAATATATAGACAGCACAAATGTGTCTGTGGTGCAACTATTTTCACAGCTAACATTGTAGAAGTTTGGTTATCTCTGTTcatgctgtgtttgtgctgtgtttgtgcacagaAAGAGCTCATCATTGTGTATAGACTGAAAGGAAGTAAATGCCAAGAATGTGTTAGGTGTATATATAAGCGTCCTCACTCACAAGTGAGCTCTGGATCTGTGTTAACTGTAACCGCCCAAAATTGCTTTTAGGGCTGTGGCAGCATGAATTCAATGTGCTACATTATGACAGTTAAGCTTACTGTTAGTGAAAGAGGCAGttagtgattttaatccaatacactttttgtaaaaatcagaaaatatttactCGCGGTCCACTAGGTGTCGATTCTGTGTTGGCTctttaaattgaaaaccaaaacatttttacgAACCGCaactcacaacactgtgtgtgcagtttgtaaacatcactccctgacaccttaagagatgtgctaaTGAATGACTCAGgtgttttggccttgtggttagtgcgttggtctcccatacccaaggctgCGGGTCAGTGGCTTGGTCAGTGcaataaaatcatcaacaataacaaagagagagacacgagctttctccaaaatcgctatCTGCCCCTTTAAGCACTGACACTGATCTTCTGTACCAAGTTACGAAGCAGAAACAcggagaggaaaacaagaagGCCTGAGTGGgaataaacagatttttatgTTCCCAGAACAAATCTAGTATGTCAAGGTCACCTGAGCTTCCCTTCCCCCATTTTGAAAGTAGATCAATTTGCACCACAAATTCAATCTGGGgttctatttgttgttgttatattttatgAAAGGTTCTCTGTCACTTTCTACTTTATAATTGTCCAAGTAGCAATACATTGTTTTCAAAACAACTAAAGATGGGGAAAACAGTTTCCTATAAGATTGGCAACCTGCTTCagattattaaaatatgatgaaagtGTTCAAAGAGATACCTAAAACTGTCCAAAAGAACAGCTCATACCTATGTGACTGCATTGAATAAACAAAAGTCCCATCTTGAGCagagatgtgcctgtgtttgattctgctttacAACATTACCACCATGAACCAatcagatttgaaataaaaacaaaacaaaacaaaacacttttatttttctgattcaATTATCTTTCCTCACTGATgccgctccctctctgcatcCAGTCTGTAGCTCCCTCGACCAtcggctctctctctcgttctcttgGTGCAGGATGAGGAAACTGAACTGTGTTCTGCACTGAACCGCGACAACATGAAGctctcatgactgactgattacGACAGATGAGAATTGGGCAGCGCATGACAATTAAATGCTTAGTTATCAATATTTTTCCTATAAAAATTCTTACACCCTTAAAATCAAAAGGACTTTGCGACCCCCCCTGTTGAGCTTGGGCAACACCTAGTGGGGGTCGGGCCCCCCCGGTTGGTAACCACTGTCCTCTTGTACAACCgtctctacatcctgagccacagccgccagAGAAAATGAGATCTTCTGTGTTCATCAAACAGTCGTTTTGTACGTTTGAATCAAGATGAtaatcaccaccaccatcatcatcatcatcatcatgtgggATAACCATCTGAATCAGGAAGTGTTGGTACAAAGATCTGATTACTGGGGAGTCACAGCAAGTGTCCTGGACCTGCAATAATGACTTCACAGTTCCTTTCTCGCTTCTGCCctaggaaaaataataataataataacaatgttgtGTTCCTCTCATTTCTGTCTTGGTTATAATATGATGTATAAAACGCGGACCATGCACAGTTCATTAGCTTAGCCAGTGTCCCACCATGTGACTAAAGTGGTTTGGTTTCTTCTACAGATGACCATGAGGATGAAGATGCTGTTGTCAACAGAATATCGTGAGTAAAATTAGATCGGAGCTGTCTTTTTCACAGGACATTTTTCACAGGTGCTGTTGAGTTAAATAACTTTTCAGGTTTACtagttgctttttgtttttgttcgaAGTAAGCAAACATAAGTAAAGAAAGTTAGTGAGCTCCTCTAAGAAGGATCATTCTTATTATTTGAATGATATGTTACTGATTAGAGCTGAAATAATTGTTTGCTCATTAGAAAATCAATCAGATGCTATTTTGATACCAGATTAATAATTTAAGTCATGTTTGCTagaaacaatttaaaacattttcatgttccAGTATATCATTAGGAAATTTTGACTGGTAATTTTCACAATTTCCTTTCATTCTACAGACCAAACtattaattgattttaataacaaaatactAAGCAACATTTTAACTGATAAAAGTAATTATTAGCTGctatcattaaaaatgaattgcatgaatttaattttttttaaatgcactaaCGCACTGATTACTGTGGTTGAAATCTTAATTTCctcaagaaatgaaaaaatgaatcattgaaATATAATTACCACTAATTCTTTCAATGTGTTACTTAAGCCAGAGGAGTGGTGGCAAGTATCACATATCTCTCATGGTGGAATTACATGTCTCACTCCTTTTTTAAGTCCAGCTGAGGAAAATGACTCTCAGGGAGCAGCAGAATAACGGAAAGCATTTCagattaatttgattatttatggATATGGTGACGTGCCGCCCCACTGAGGACCACTGAGCAGATGGTCACTCCCCTGGGCCCAATCCAGAAACCCACAGCATAGGAATCTGTACAAGTTGCAGGCTGCAGAATTACTGCCAGTCCACGTCCTTTGTTCCAGGAAAGGGAGAAGGGGTGAATAAGTGAGGAGTAGAAAGATGATTGAAAGAATAGATTGACATTGAGCCTGCTGGCAGTAAAATCCAGTGCTATTTAAGTGGTCACTCAATAGGTTTAATCCAGACTTGCTATTGCTTATTAATTCCTATCACACTGTAACTCAAGTGACTCTGTCGTAATATAATACAACCCAAAATGAATCCTTCATTAACCAAGTACCCAAGCTTGTAACATATAATgggatttgaaaaatattatttttttactaccTTCTTGCGATTCTGCGTGttttatcttgtgtgtgtgtgtgtgtgtgtgtgtgtgtgtgtgtgtgtgtgtgtgtgtgtgtgtgtgtgtgtgtgtgtgtgtgtgtgtgtgtgtgtgtgtgtgtgtgtgtgtgtgtgtgtgtgtgtgtgtgtgtgtgtgtgtgtgtgtgtgtgtgtgtgtgtgtgtgtgtgtgattctatTTGCAGATTGTACTTGTGCACCTTCACCCTGGCAGTGTCGGGTGGTGCCGTCTTCCTACTGCCTTTCTCAATCATTAGTAATGagatcctcctctccttccccaaAAACTATTACATCCAGTGGCTCAATGGCTCCCTCATCCATGGTCAGTAGATcacacatgttttttatttttagtttgatGAACTAATTTTATTAACTTTATACTCTTATGTCAAATGCAATAGCTGTGGTGATTAACATAATTTACAAATTGTGACTAGTGCCCACATCAATGTTGGTTAAAGAAACAGTTGTATGTCGATGGaggtaatatttattttattttgaagagttTCAAAGAGGGATTTTGTGCAAAAACTTATGGTAACATGTGGTTAGCTAACCCTTCTCAGTTTGTGCTGTTACACTAATGTTTTGCTATTGTATGTAAAACATataatcataatgataaataaaacacaccATCATTTTTACTCTTGGAAAGAATAGATGCATTAGTGTTGTTTTAAGCTTTAGGTGTTTACTATACTATAGAAACTGGatttaaattattgattaatagATGTGGGTGTGCAGAGCTTTTGAATCTTCTTGACTTACCATTTTATCTTCTTAGTTTAATAAACAGAGATACCCCTCAACATGTTTTAGTACAACcttcatgtgttgttgtcacTGTTGCTCATAATCAGGCTTTTAAAAGGATAGTTGATTCTTGTAACaatttaaataatgtaattCAAGCATTTTAGGGCAAAATAGTTTTCACAAAAAATCTCTGTATATGTAATATTACTGAATATTGCCATATAGATATTTACCTGTaatacattacatcacattcatttagcagacgcttttgtccttAGCGACTTACAATAACTGCATTCAACCATAAAGATATTACCCAAAGGTGCAAGACTCAATACAGTACATAAACCTTTGTcgaataggcaaaaacagcttcaagtgctcattttagatttatttttcgATTTCTATCCTATTTTTCTACTGTCAGGATAgactgaaaatattttggaaaacCAGAGAAACAAGAACAAAGACGGTAATGTCCATTTGTGTCTATACAGTGAATTTTATACTTTCACAACATGAAATGTTACCACACTTATAGAATCTTGTAGAATGAATACTACTTGTGATAAATGATGCATGCAACAAATTaagtagatatttttttttactcaaatttTCCCTCATTAAACCCAAAAGTTAGAGTCAATCTGTTTAATTTTCAATATCACCACTTAAcagatcatttcatttcttttgtgtcaCTATCGCCAATGTACACTGACTTCATCGACACAGTGGTGTTCT
This window of the Scophthalmus maximus strain ysfricsl-2021 chromosome 21, ASM2237912v1, whole genome shotgun sequence genome carries:
- the nom1 gene encoding nucleolar MIF4G domain-containing protein 1 isoform X1, whose product is MKGELKQNSKKKKKKANATLQKYIVAVDEFVKSKSSTEGAEHDHGLRFVKKKSRKELRREKRKIKKAKMKSHYEGYKVLSLPPGEGETSAMPGEKQPREKKEKKKMEKASKDLSKTDASQAATAPKERSGNHKMPSSAKKGKKVNKLQESRKMALMEANEQEDREIKKLERRLGLNKRKNKKSLPQSFVADGLDYILGLLDPGTSAAGVYDNDDDMDMAKANFEKLDDNDSQLSDDDEEPEDQMASEGSDEDLASFDGENEEEEDDGDDEMVDEEEVEEEEEEMEGDIDKSDENEGETEREADTPDTKISEPETETVTSTTGKYVPPHLRNTGNDKRKAELEKLKRNVKGLLNRLSEPNMASISGQLEELYMSCSRKDMNDTLTEVLLAACVTPALMPDRLLMEHVLMVSVLHHAVGLEVGAHFLEIVVRRFDELYKNPSEGKECNNLVAIVAHLYNFQVVHSLLIFDILKLLVAAFTEKDIELVLSVLRNVGFALRKDDALALKELILEAQRKASDLGSKFQDQTRVRFMLETMLALKNNDMRKIPGYDPELVERHRKLQRTLIHRSAGGKDMKLRVSLDSLLAAEHVGRWWIVGSSWSGAPMINEPGNTTTKQCTAEGQFSAKVLELARKQRMNTEVRRNIFCVLMTSEDYLDAFEKLLRMGLKDKQEREIVHVLMDCCLQEKSFNAFYAVLGEKFCSQDRRFQMTFQFSLWDKFRELSNLPCRTFNNLVQLVARFLQRKCLSLSILKVIEFGELDKPSVRFLRQVLTKLLKETESEDLASIFGRISGIPNLGMLREGLKLFISHFLLKNAQSQGPAEQAAMLSERAQVATKAMEAKEATLKL
- the nom1 gene encoding nucleolar MIF4G domain-containing protein 1 isoform X2 — encoded protein: MKGELKQNSKKKKKKANATLQKYIVAVDEFVKSKSSTEGAEHDHGLRFVKKKSRKELRREKRKIKKAKMKSHYEGYKVLSLPPGEGETSAMPGEKQPREKKEKKKMEKASKDLSKTDASQAATAPKERSGNHKMPSSAKKGKKVNKLQESRKMALMEANEQEDREIKKLERRLGLNKRKNKKSLPQSFVADGLDYILGLLDPGTSAAGVYDNDDDMDMAKANFEKLDDNDSQLSDDDEEPEDQMASEGSDEDLASFDGENEEEEDDGDDEMVDEEEVEEEEEEMEGDIDKSDENEGETEREADTPDTKISEPETETVTSTTGKYVPPHLRNTGNDKRKAELEKLKRNVKGLLNRLSEPNMASISGQLEELYMSCSRKDMNDTLTEVLLAACVTPALMPDRLLMEHVLMVSVLHHAVGLEVGAHFLEIVVRRFDELYKNPSEGKECNNLVAIVAHLYNFQVVHSLLIFDILKLLVAAFTEKDIELVLSVLRNVGFALRKDDALALKELILEAQRKASDLGSKFQDQTRVRFMLETMLALKNNDMRKIPGYDPELVERHRKLQRTLIHRSAGGKDMKLRVSLDSLLAAEHVGRWWIVGSSWSGAPMINEPGNTTTKQCTAEGQFSAKVLELARKQRMNTEVRRNIFCVLMTSEDYLDAFEKLLRMGLKDKQEREIVHVLMDCCLQEKSFNAFYAVLGEKFCSQDRRFQDKQWGQNHTSYSAAT